The window CGCGCTGGGCCAGCCCGGAAGCTGGACCGGCCTGATCCAGGAACTCCTCGGGGAGGGCGCGCGCGACGCCGTGGCCGACCTGGTCGCCGACGGCTACCTGCTCGCGGAGACGGCCGCGCGCGAGGACGAGACGATCCTGCGGGTGGCCGACCCGCTGCTGCAACGCGCGGCCCGCCTCTTCCTCTCGCGCGAGGAGCGCCAGCGCCTGCACGAGGCGTACTGGCGCTGGCTCGAGCAGCGGTCCGAAGGCCGGCTGGCCGCCCTGGCGGCCGAGCACGCCCTGCTCGCGGGTCGGGAGCGCGAAGCCGCCCGCGCCTACCTGCGGGCCGGCGACGCGCAGAAGCGCGAGGGCATCTTCCGCGGGGCCGAGCAGCACTACCTGACGGCGCTGCCGCTCCTGCCCGAGGCCGAGCGGTCCGAGGCGCGGCTGCGGCTGGCGGCGCTGCACCTTGAAGGCGGCTCGCCCGAGACCGCCCTGCGGTGGCTCGAGCAGGAAACCTCGGCGGAGGCCGTGCGCCTGACGGGCCTGGCCCAGGCGCGCCTGGGAAGGGTGCAGGAGGCCCGCGTCAACCTGAGCCGCTACCTCAAGCTGCGCCGCGGCGACCCGGAGGTTACGCTGGCGCTGCTGGCGCTGGAGCCGCCCGCAAAGCGGCTGCCGCGGCTGCGCGCCATGACCGCCGACGGCCCCTCCGGGCAGCAGGCCGCCTACGAGCGGCTGCTCGCCGAGACGCTGGCGCAGCTGGGCCGACTGGAAGAGGCCGCCGCGGCGATGCGCACGGCCTACCGTCTCTACCTGCAAAGCCACAACGAAAGCCGTGCGGCCGAGGCCGCGCTCGCGATCAGCGGCTTTGAGTGGATGGCGGAACGGCTCGGCGTCGCCGCCGAGTGGGCCGACCGCGCGGTCGAACACGCGCGCAAGGCGCACCCGGGGCTGGCCACCACCGCCTGGAGCGTGCGCGCGGGCCTGTGGCTCGACCAGGGCCGCGCCGGGGCCGCGCGGGCGGCGCTGGACCAGGCGGAGCAGCACCTGGACCACGCCCGCACCCCCGACGAGCGCGCCCGCATCCACGCCATCCGCATGCGCTTCCTCATCGAGACCGGCCGGCTGGCCGAGGCCGTCGCCCTGGGCGAGGAAGTCTACCGCGCCGAACCCCACCCCTGGCTGGCCGCCAACCTGGCCCTGGCCTACGCCCTGCGCGGAGGACGGCGCGGCGAGCGGCGTTTCCGCGAGCTGCAGCGCCGCCACGCCGCCGAGGCCACGCCCCCGGGCCGGCTCCTCTTCGCGCTCTCCGAGGCGCTGCGCACCTGGCGCAACGGCGGCGACCCGGTGCCGATCCTCAAGGCCGCGCGCAAGGAAGCCCGCGCCAGCGGGCCCTACCTGCACTACCTGACCCTGATCCTCTGGGGCCTCTACCTGATGCAGCACCACCCCCAAAGGGCGCTGGCCCTCGCCCGCCACCTGCAACGGCGCGCCAGCGCCGGAGGCTTCGTCGTCGTCGGCGAGACCGCGCGGTTGCTGCGCGCGGAGGTGGCGCTGGCCCGCGGCGAGCCCATCGAGCACCTGCTGCGCTTCGAAGCCTCGCTGGCGGCGCAGGAGACCTGGCGGCGCTCCCTCCTGCTGCAGCTGGAATCGCCCGCCCCCGGACCCGCCCGCGGACTGGGCGGCTACGGTATCCTGGGGGCGTGGGCCCGCCTGCGCTGGCGCGAGGCCCGAACCCGCGGAACCCATGGATCCTCGCGAAGAAATCCGTAGCCGCCTCGACTTCAAGGCCGTCGTCGAGCGCTACGTGCCCTTGAAGCCGGCGGGCAAGGGCCGCTGGAAGGGGCTCTGCCCGTTCCACAACGAAAAGACCCCCTCCTTTTACGTCGACGAGCAGAAGGGGATGTTCTACTGCTTCGGCTGCAAGGCCGGCGGCGACGCCTTCAAGTTCGTGCAGATGATCGAGGGCGTGGGCTTCCGCGAAGCCCTGGAGAAGCTGGCGCAGGAGACGGGGGTGGAGCTGCCCGAGCGCGGGCCGGCGCACCGGGCCAGCAAGGACCTGATCGAGGTCAACCGGCTGGCGCTCAGCTACTTCCGCAACCACCTCGAGGGTCCGCCCCTGGCGTACCTGAAGCGGCGCGGCCTCGACGACGCGACGATCGAGCGCTACGCGCTGGGCTTCGCGCCGAAGCGCTGGGACGGCCTGGTGAACTTCCTGAAGCGGCACGACGTTCCCCTCAAACTCGGCCTGGAGGCGGGCGTGCTCGCCGAAAAGGACGGGCGCGTCTACGACCGCCTGCGCGCGCGGGTGGTCTTTCCCATCCGCGACCCCATGGGCCGCGTCGTCGCCTTCACCGGGCGGGCGCTCGCGGACGAGGACACCCCCAAGTACCTGAACACCCCCGAGAGCGACGTTTTCAAGAAGAACCGCCTGCTCTACGGCTACCCGGAAGCGCGCAAGAGCATCCGCGAGCGCAAGCGCGCCATCGTGGTCGAGGGGTTGTTCGATGTCCTCGCGCTGGCCCAGATGGGCTGGACCGAGACGGTGGCCGTGCTCGGTTCCGCGCTCTCGCCCGAGCAGGCCCAGCTCCTGGAACGCGCGGAGGCCGAGCGCCTCTACCTGGCCTTCGACGCCGACGAGGCCGGGCGGCGGGCGACCCTCGCGGGGCTCGACGTCGGGGTGGCCCGGCGCTTCCTCACCTTCGCGGTGCTGCTGCCCGAAGGCCGCGACCCAGGCGATCTGCTCACCGAGGCGGGGGGGAAGGCGGCCTTCGCCCGGGCGCTCGACGACGCCCTGCCGGAGGTGGAGTTCCGCTTCGCCGCGGCCGCCGAGGGCGTCGACCTGAACACCGCCGAAGGCAAGCGGCGGGTGCTCGAGCAGCTGCTGCCGCGCCTGACCGACGCCGAGCCCTTCGACCCGGTGGCCGAGGCCCTCAAGGCGGTGATCGTGGACCGCCTGGGGCTCGACCCACGCGCGCTCGAAGACCTGGTCCAAAGCCAGCGGCGGCGCCGGCGCCCGGTCGTGGAGCGGGCCCAGGTGGAGGCGGCGACGCAGGACCCGGGCGACCGCCTGCTCCTCCTCGAGCTGGACGTGATCGCCCAGCTGCTCGCGGTCGATCCGGACCAGTTGGCGGACTGGGTGCGCTACGTGGAAGACCACACCTGGCCGTCGGACGACGCCTTTCTGGCCGAGTTCATCCGCGTGGCCGAAGAAGAGGGGTACAAGCCCCGGCGCATCCTCGACCGCTTCGCCGGCCGTGGAGAGGGGGGTCGGCTCTTCGAACGGCTGATGCTCTCGGGCAGCGAACACCCCGCCGAGCACAAGGAACACCTCGACAAGAGCCTCGCGCGGCTGCGCGAGGGTTACCTGCGACGCAAGCGCGCGCGGCTCACCGCGGCCTTGAAGGAAGACCCCGAGCACGCGCTCGAGATCCTCAAGGAGATCCAGGAACTCGACCACGCCATCGAGGCCGAGCGCCGCCTCTACCGGGCGAACAACGGCGGCGGCTGAACCCGGGATCACCCCTTTTCGACGACCCCGACCCCTGCTTTTCCGTCCACCCGAACGGGGTCGCCGTATCCGGCCGCGATCCGGGCCGCGCAGCCAGCCGGGGTTCTGTGGGCCGCCGGCCGTCCTGCCTGATCCCGCACCGCGCACGCCGTACCGCTTACCACACACCACGCACTACGTACTACGTACCACGTACTATGAACCACGAACCAGCCTCACACGATCAGCATCGCGTCGCCCAGGCTGAAGAAGCGGTATTCGCGGGTCAACGCCTCGCGGTAGGCGGCCATCGTGAGCTCGTAGCCCGCGAAGGCGGCCACCAGCATCAGCAGGGTGCTGCGCGGCAGGTGAAAGTTGGTCACCAGCCCGCCGACGACCCGGAAGCGGTAGGGCGGCCTGATGAAGAGCCGCGTCTCCCCCGCCCCCGCGCGCACCCCCTCGCCGGGCGCGAAGGCCGACTCGAGCGTGCGCACCACCGTGGTCCCCACGGCGACGACCCGCCGCCCCTCAGCCAGCGCGCGGTTCACCTGCGCCGCCGCCTCTGGGGGCACCTCGTAGCGCTCCGCGTGCATCCGGTGTTCCTCGATCGACCCCTTCACCGGCTGAAAGGTGCCCGGCCCCACGTGCAGCACCACCCGCGCCTGCTCGACGCCCATGGCCGCGAGATCCTCCAGCAGCCGCGGGGTGAAGTGGAGGCCTGCGGTGGGCGCGGCCACCGAACCCTCCCGCCGGGCGTAGACGGTCTGGTAGCGCGCCGGGTCCACCGGGCGGTGCAGGTAGGGCGGCAGGGGCGTCGCGCCCAGGCGCTCCAGGCGCGGCCGCACCGCCCCCGAAAAGACCAGCAGCCGCAGCCCTTCGTCGTCCACCGCCGCCACCTCGGCGGCGAGCTCCCCGAAACGCACCCGCGCCCCGGGGCGCAGCCGGCGCCCGGGGCGAACCATCGCCCACCAGCGATCGGGGGCCTCCTCCCGCACCAGCAGCGCCTCGACGCGCGCGCCCCCCTCCTTCACGCCCGCGAGCCGGGCGGGAATGACCTTCGTCTCGTTGAAGACGAGCAGGTCCCCGGCGCGCAAGAAGCGCGGCAGCTCGAAGAAGCGGGCGTGCGCCCGCACGCCGCGGCCCCGCTCGACCACCATCAGGCGGCTGCGGTCGCGCGGCTCGACTCCTTCCTGGGCGATGCGCTCCTGGGGCAGGGGGTAGTCGTAGTCTTCGACGCGCCGTCCGGGCTCGTTCACTTGGTGCCGGGGTAGTTCTTCTCGCGCTGGGGCATGAAGGGCTCGTCGATCTCGGGCAGATGGGTGAACTGGTCCACCGCGTCGATGAGCTTCTGCGCCGTGGTCTCCTTGAAGGCGATCACCTCGACGCGGATGCCCTTTTCCATGAGCACCTCGAGGATGTCCACGAAGTCGCCGTCGCCGGAACCCAGCACCACCACGTCGAGCGAATCCATGAGCCGCACCATGTCCGCGGCGATGCCCATGTCCCAGTTGCCCTCGTAGATGGGCTTGCCCTCGTCGGTGGTGTGGTGCACGCTCAGGTTCATGCGCCGCACCCGGTAGCCCATGGTGGAGAGCTTGTAGATGAAGGGCCAGGCGGAGGTGTCGTTCTCGCGCTCGACCACGTAGGCGGTGGCGCGGACCAGCTGCCGCCCCTGCACCGCACGCTTCAGCAGGCTTTCGAAGTTGACGGTGCGTTCGTAGTAGTCGCGCGCGGAGTGGTAGAGGTTCTGCGTGTCCACGAACAGGCCCACGCGCTGCATGGCGTTCCAGCCCATCGGGTGCTTCACGTTAGCGTCCTCCGTTTCAGGGGATGGTGCAGGGTGTCCTCGCTGCCGTCGTAGTACTTGTGGCGCACCGTGATGGCCTCGTCCGTCAGGTCGATGACGGCGTAGCTGGGCCGGCCCTTGCCGCGCAGACGGTTGGTGGTGGCCGTGCCGGCGTTGACGATCAGCATCTCCTCGAAGCGCCAGACCCAGGGCACGTGCTTGTGGCCGTTGAGCACGAGCTCCACCCCGTGGTCGACGAGGACCTTCAGCAGGTCGCCGGCGTCCTGCAGGATGTTGCGCTCGCGGCCGGCGCCGGGCACCGGAAGCAGGTGGTGGTGGGTGACGAAGACCTTGAGGTCCCCCGGTGCGGCCGAGCTCAGGGCTTCGTGCAACCAGGGGTAGAGGCTGCGACCGATCCGCCCTTCGTCGAGGTCGGGCTCGCTGGAGTCGGCGGCCACGATGTGCACGCCCGGCAGGCGCACGACGCGGTAGCGCGAGCCGTAGAGCTCCTCGAAGTGCACGTAGCCGACGTTGCGCGAATCGTGGTTCCCCGGTGTGACCAGCATGGGGACCTCGAAGCGTGCGGTCCAGCGCGCGGCTTCCTCGTACTCGTACGCCAGCCCGCGATCCGTGAGGTCTCCCGAGATCACCAGCAGGTCGGGGCGCTCGCGGTTGACCTCGTCCACGAGCTGCTCCATCAGCTGCGGCTGGAAGTACTTGGAGGCCACGTGGATGTCGGAGATGTGGTAAAGGCGCGTCATGGCTACGGGACCATTCTACCCGGCCGCCCTAACCGGTATTGCGCATCCCCGCGGCGATGCCCAGGATGGTCGAGAGCAGCGCCCGCGTCGTCGATTCGCGGTCGGGGCTCTCGGGCGGGAGGCGGCGGTAGCGGTAGAGCAGCTCGATCTGCAGATGGTTGATCGGATCGAGGTAGGGGTTGCGCAGCTCCAGGCTGCGGGCGAGCGCCGGAGCGCCGGCGAGCAGGGGGCGGCCGCGCGCCTTCTCGAGCATGGCAAGGGCGGCGTCGTGGGCCCGTTCGATCGCCGGGAAGAAGCGTCCGGCCAGCGGCGGCTCGACGAGGCGGAGGTAGCCGCGGGTCACCTCCAGGTCGGTCTTAGCCAGCGAGAGCTCGGCGCCCTCGAGGACGCTGCAGAAGAAGGGCCAGCCGTCGTGCATCTCGCCGAGGAGCGCCGGGTCAATGGCCGCGAGCCCCTCGCCCAGGCCGTACCACCCGGGAAGGTTGGCGCGCACCTGGGTCCAGGCCATGACCCAGGGGATCGCCCGCAGGTCGCGGATTTCCTGGATGCGGCCGTGGCGGTAGACCGGGCGCGAGGCGATCTTGAGCGCGGCGATCTCGCGGATGGGGGTGAGCTGCTCGAAGAAGGCGAGGAAGCCGTCCGCGGCCAGCAACTCGCGGTAGACCTGCGCCGAGCGGGCGGCGGCGGCCTCGATGGCCGCGACCCAGGCCGGCTCGGGCGCGAAGGCGGCCTCGGGGCCGTAGCCGGCGTCGCGGGCCGCGGCAAGCCAGAGGTGCGCGATCGTCTCCTCCAGGCTGCGCAGGGCCAGGTCGGGGTGGGCGTACTTGTCGGCCAGCGCCTCCCCCTGCTCGGTGATGCGGATCTCGCGACCCACCGTGCCCACCGGCAGCGCCGCGATGGCACGCCCCGCCGGGCCGCCGCCGCGCGCGGTCGAGGTGCCGCGGCCGTGGAAGAAGCGGACGCCGACGCCGGCGGCGCGCGCGGCCGCGGCGATGCGCTCCTGGGCGGTGTAGAGCGCCCAGTTGGCCGCCAGGTAACCAGCGTCCTTGTTGGAGTCGGAGTAGCCGATCATGACCTCCAGCGCCCCCCGGGCCTCGACCTGGCGGCGGAAGACCGGGTTGGCCAGCAGCCGCTCGACGGTGCGGCCCGCGGCGTCGAGGTCGGCCAGGGTCTCGAAGAGGGGCACCACGTCGAAGGGTGCGCCGCGGTCGGGATGGTAGCGGCCGGCCTCCCGCGCCAGCAGCAGCACCTCGAGCAGGTCGGCGGGGCTCTTGGTCATGCTCACCACGTAGGCGCCGCGACCGTCCCAGACCGCGAGCGTCCCCAGCGCCCGCTGCAGCGCCCGGCCTCGGGGGCGGTACCCCACGGGGGCGAGGGGGCGCGCCGAAGCGAGCTCCCCGGTGAGCCAGGCCTCGCGGCGGCCTGCGTCCCAGTCGCCGTAGTCGTTCCCCAGGCCGGCCGCGGCGACGAGCTCGGCCACCGCCTGGCGGTGCTCGCCCGACTCCTCGCGCAGGTCCAGGTCCGCGAAGCTGAGTCCGAAGGTGCGCGCCGCCTCCTCGAGCGGCCGCACGCCGCGCGCGGCGAAGGCGGTGAACCCCATCGCCTCGAGCGTCCGCCGCAGCCGCTCGAGGTCGCCGGCGAGCTCGCCGGCGTCGCCGTAGGCCCCGGGCCCCGAGCCCAGGGTGTGCTCGAGCCGGTAGTAGACGCCCATCAGGTAGCGCCGCAGCGGCTCGCCCTCGAAGCGGGGCGCGCGCTCGATCAGCGCCAGCGCCCGCTCGGCCGCCTCGCGCAGCTCGCGCGGCACCGGCAACCGGCGCTCGGAGACCGAGAGGTCGCGGACCAGCTCGTCGAGCTCGCGGCAGAAGTGCTCCACGTAGAGGCGGCGGGCGTGATCCTGCGCCCAGGCGGTGACCTCGGGGGTGACGGCCGGGTTGCCGTCCCGGTCGCCGCCAATCCAGCTGCGGGTGCGCACCGGGCTCGCCGCCTGGAAGCGGCGGCCGAAGGCCCGCTCGAGCGCGTCCTCGATCCGTTCCACCAGGCGCGCCTGCGCCGACCAGAGGCTTTGGGGAAGGTAGTAGAGCGCGCCCTTGACCTCGTCCTCCACGGTGGGCTGGGTGCGGCGCAGCTCCTCGGTGGCCCAAAGCAGCTTGACCCGCTCGCGCACCGCCTCCCCGTCGCCGCGCGCGAGCGCGTCGCGCAGGCGCTCGAGATGGTGGCGCACCGTGCGCCGCCGCGCCTCGGTGGGGTGGGCGGTGAAGGTCAGCCACAGCCGCATCGAGCGCGCCAGGCGCGCGGCCTCCTCGGGCGGCACCCCCCAGGACGCCAGGGTGCCGGCCGCGCGGGCGAACTCGCCGCCCGCGTCGGCGGCCGCGTGCACCCGGTGGTAGGACTCGGCCAGGTTGGCCAGGTAGAAGAAGCTGGTGAACGCCCGCGTCAACCCCTCGGCGCGGTGCAGGTCGAGACCACCGACCAGGGCGACCAGCGCTTCGCGTTCGGCGTCGTCGGGCTGCTGCCGCAGCCGCTTGGTGCGCGCGCGCACCTCCTCGACCAGCCGGTAGAGGCGCTCACCGCTGACCTCGCGGATCGCTTCGCCGAGCGCCCGGCCCAAACGGTCCACGTCGCGCCGGAGCGCCTCCGGCAGCGTCACGGCTCCTCCCAGCGGTAGGGGCTGATCGCCTGCACCCGGGGACCGTCGAAGACGAGCTCGGTGGCCACGAAGAGCGCCGGACCCTCGGCGCTGCGGAAGGGCTGCGGCCGGGCGGTGAGGAAGCGGTCGAGGAAGGTCTTCACCTCGCCGCCGATGATCGAGCGGTAGGTTCCGGTCATGCCCACGTCGGCCTGAAAGGCGGTGCCCCCGGGCAGGAAGCCGGCGTCGAGGGTGGGCACGTGGGTGTGGGTGCCCAGCACCGCGGCCACCCGGCCGTCGAGGTAGAACCCCAGCGCGTACTTCTCACTCGTCGCCTCGGCGTGGATCTCCACGATTGCGGCGTCGTGCGGCACCTCTTCGAGGACGCGGTCGACGGTGCGAAAAGGGTCGTCGAGGGCGTCCATGAAGACGCGGCCCATCACCTGGACCACCAGCAGCCGGAAACCGCCGCGCTCGAGCACCCACCACCCCCGCCCGGGCGTCCCCGGGGGGTAGTTGGCCGCGCGCACGATCGGCTCGCGCTCGATCAGGTCGTAGACGTCCTTCTTGTCCCAGGCGTGGTTGCCCAGGGTGATCAGGTCGGCCCCGGCCTCGCGCAGGATGCGGTAGCTCTTCTTGTCCAGCCCCTTGCCGCCGGCGGCGTTCTCGCCGTTGACGATGACCCAGTCGTAGCGGTCGCGCACGTCGGGCAGGTGCATGGCCACGGCCCGCAGCCCGGGCCGCGCCACCACGTCACCGACGAAGAGCACGCGCATCTAACGCTCAAACCG of the Oceanithermus desulfurans genome contains:
- a CDS encoding TIGR00282 family metallophosphoesterase, with the protein product MRVLFVGDVVARPGLRAVAMHLPDVRDRYDWVIVNGENAAGGKGLDKKSYRILREAGADLITLGNHAWDKKDVYDLIEREPIVRAANYPPGTPGRGWWVLERGGFRLLVVQVMGRVFMDALDDPFRTVDRVLEEVPHDAAIVEIHAEATSEKYALGFYLDGRVAAVLGTHTHVPTLDAGFLPGGTAFQADVGMTGTYRSIIGGEVKTFLDRFLTARPQPFRSAEGPALFVATELVFDGPRVQAISPYRWEEP
- a CDS encoding phosphoenolpyruvate carboxylase, whose amino-acid sequence is MTLPEALRRDVDRLGRALGEAIREVSGERLYRLVEEVRARTKRLRQQPDDAEREALVALVGGLDLHRAEGLTRAFTSFFYLANLAESYHRVHAAADAGGEFARAAGTLASWGVPPEEAARLARSMRLWLTFTAHPTEARRRTVRHHLERLRDALARGDGEAVRERVKLLWATEELRRTQPTVEDEVKGALYYLPQSLWSAQARLVERIEDALERAFGRRFQAASPVRTRSWIGGDRDGNPAVTPEVTAWAQDHARRLYVEHFCRELDELVRDLSVSERRLPVPRELREAAERALALIERAPRFEGEPLRRYLMGVYYRLEHTLGSGPGAYGDAGELAGDLERLRRTLEAMGFTAFAARGVRPLEEAARTFGLSFADLDLREESGEHRQAVAELVAAAGLGNDYGDWDAGRREAWLTGELASARPLAPVGYRPRGRALQRALGTLAVWDGRGAYVVSMTKSPADLLEVLLLAREAGRYHPDRGAPFDVVPLFETLADLDAAGRTVERLLANPVFRRQVEARGALEVMIGYSDSNKDAGYLAANWALYTAQERIAAAARAAGVGVRFFHGRGTSTARGGGPAGRAIAALPVGTVGREIRITEQGEALADKYAHPDLALRSLEETIAHLWLAAARDAGYGPEAAFAPEPAWVAAIEAAAARSAQVYRELLAADGFLAFFEQLTPIREIAALKIASRPVYRHGRIQEIRDLRAIPWVMAWTQVRANLPGWYGLGEGLAAIDPALLGEMHDGWPFFCSVLEGAELSLAKTDLEVTRGYLRLVEPPLAGRFFPAIERAHDAALAMLEKARGRPLLAGAPALARSLELRNPYLDPINHLQIELLYRYRRLPPESPDRESTTRALLSTILGIAAGMRNTG
- a CDS encoding metallophosphoesterase family protein; this translates as MTRLYHISDIHVASKYFQPQLMEQLVDEVNRERPDLLVISGDLTDRGLAYEYEEAARWTARFEVPMLVTPGNHDSRNVGYVHFEELYGSRYRVVRLPGVHIVAADSSEPDLDEGRIGRSLYPWLHEALSSAAPGDLKVFVTHHHLLPVPGAGRERNILQDAGDLLKVLVDHGVELVLNGHKHVPWVWRFEEMLIVNAGTATTNRLRGKGRPSYAVIDLTDEAITVRHKYYDGSEDTLHHPLKRRTLT
- the dnaG gene encoding DNA primase, coding for MDPREEIRSRLDFKAVVERYVPLKPAGKGRWKGLCPFHNEKTPSFYVDEQKGMFYCFGCKAGGDAFKFVQMIEGVGFREALEKLAQETGVELPERGPAHRASKDLIEVNRLALSYFRNHLEGPPLAYLKRRGLDDATIERYALGFAPKRWDGLVNFLKRHDVPLKLGLEAGVLAEKDGRVYDRLRARVVFPIRDPMGRVVAFTGRALADEDTPKYLNTPESDVFKKNRLLYGYPEARKSIRERKRAIVVEGLFDVLALAQMGWTETVAVLGSALSPEQAQLLERAEAERLYLAFDADEAGRRATLAGLDVGVARRFLTFAVLLPEGRDPGDLLTEAGGKAAFARALDDALPEVEFRFAAAAEGVDLNTAEGKRRVLEQLLPRLTDAEPFDPVAEALKAVIVDRLGLDPRALEDLVQSQRRRRRPVVERAQVEAATQDPGDRLLLLELDVIAQLLAVDPDQLADWVRYVEDHTWPSDDAFLAEFIRVAEEEGYKPRRILDRFAGRGEGGRLFERLMLSGSEHPAEHKEHLDKSLARLREGYLRRKRARLTAALKEDPEHALEILKEIQELDHAIEAERRLYRANNGGG
- the queA gene encoding tRNA preQ1(34) S-adenosylmethionine ribosyltransferase-isomerase QueA, which produces MNEPGRRVEDYDYPLPQERIAQEGVEPRDRSRLMVVERGRGVRAHARFFELPRFLRAGDLLVFNETKVIPARLAGVKEGGARVEALLVREEAPDRWWAMVRPGRRLRPGARVRFGELAAEVAAVDDEGLRLLVFSGAVRPRLERLGATPLPPYLHRPVDPARYQTVYARREGSVAAPTAGLHFTPRLLEDLAAMGVEQARVVLHVGPGTFQPVKGSIEEHRMHAERYEVPPEAAAQVNRALAEGRRVVAVGTTVVRTLESAFAPGEGVRAGAGETRLFIRPPYRFRVVGGLVTNFHLPRSTLLMLVAAFAGYELTMAAYREALTREYRFFSLGDAMLIV
- a CDS encoding LabA-like NYN domain-containing protein, with translation MGWNAMQRVGLFVDTQNLYHSARDYYERTVNFESLLKRAVQGRQLVRATAYVVERENDTSAWPFIYKLSTMGYRVRRMNLSVHHTTDEGKPIYEGNWDMGIAADMVRLMDSLDVVVLGSGDGDFVDILEVLMEKGIRVEVIAFKETTAQKLIDAVDQFTHLPEIDEPFMPQREKNYPGTK
- a CDS encoding adenylate/guanylate cyclase domain-containing protein, which codes for MRCSRCGARNPEGFRFCGHCGHPLSPAPLPQRRWATALFFDLTNFSRYTSAHDLEETHRTVHRLLERARDCVTAQGGYVDKFFGDGMLAVFGLQKSRENEPMRALQAAACMVEATQEDAPELRGRVGLATGLVLLGPLGSEQGQHQTVIGNPVNLAQRLAASAPGGVVWLDQVTAQLVPEANLERLKPRLFKGFREPQPVWVFHGWGARNHPLFGRERELAQVTAWLLEAERGGGRVAVISGPIGAGKTFLVDEALRRRSGRLRTLHVPDLELGVPLRDTLQQVLTRGLGLPPEAILDRLPLADLDRRVLAYALGLEPERPAPPEDLENTLVRSFRRILQHLADERPTVVVVRSGPRDHALLERMLAGLRREPLRGLTVLVLRRSPAAGADLVLGPLKPKDADAYLRHLNPELSPEERAAIYRESGGLPLALRFLALSGDPGTSVMAAYQSRLDTLQPLHRKVLLYAALGQPGSWTGLIQELLGEGARDAVADLVADGYLLAETAAREDETILRVADPLLQRAARLFLSREERQRLHEAYWRWLEQRSEGRLAALAAEHALLAGREREAARAYLRAGDAQKREGIFRGAEQHYLTALPLLPEAERSEARLRLAALHLEGGSPETALRWLEQETSAEAVRLTGLAQARLGRVQEARVNLSRYLKLRRGDPEVTLALLALEPPAKRLPRLRAMTADGPSGQQAAYERLLAETLAQLGRLEEAAAAMRTAYRLYLQSHNESRAAEAALAISGFEWMAERLGVAAEWADRAVEHARKAHPGLATTAWSVRAGLWLDQGRAGAARAALDQAEQHLDHARTPDERARIHAIRMRFLIETGRLAEAVALGEEVYRAEPHPWLAANLALAYALRGGRRGERRFRELQRRHAAEATPPGRLLFALSEALRTWRNGGDPVPILKAARKEARASGPYLHYLTLILWGLYLMQHHPQRALALARHLQRRASAGGFVVVGETARLLRAEVALARGEPIEHLLRFEASLAAQETWRRSLLLQLESPAPGPARGLGGYGILGAWARLRWREARTRGTHGSSRRNP